The Flavobacterium sp. M31R6 nucleotide sequence CCCGTATTGAATGATTTTTTCAATAATTTCAATCGGAATGGTGTTGTTCGAAATTCGCATCGCCGCTTCAATCATCGAAAGAATATAGCCTTTGATTCCATAACCATACAATTTGAGATTGTCGATTTCAATTTTGAATAACTCCTTCGAAATTCCCTGATGCGACAAATAATCTTCCATCAAACCACAGAATTTTTTCTCGGTTTCATCAAAGTAGGTTTCGTTGATCCATAAGGTATCGTCGGCATCGAAGGCTATTACTTTTAGGTTCATGGTATTTGTTTTTTTAAACACAGATTTCACAAATTTTCACAAATTAATCTGTGAGAATTTGTGAAATCTGTGTTGCTCTTTTTCTAATTTATCGTCTCTCCATTCCCAACGCCATCTGTATCAGGATTCACAAAAACCAATTTTCCTTCAGCATTGGTAGTCATCAAAATCATTCCTTGACTTTCAACACCACGAAGGTTTCTTGGAGCCAAATTCACTAAGACAGTAACTCGTTTACCAATAATATCTTCCGGTTTAAAACTCTCGGCAATTCCAGAAACTATCGTGCGAACATCAATTCCGGTATCCACTTTCAAAATCAAAAGCTTGTTGGCTTTCGGCATTTTTTCGGCTTCAAGGATTGTTCCCACACGGATATCCATTTTGGCAAAATCCTCAAATTGGATTAAGTCTTTCTGTGGTTCTGCTTTTTTGTTCTCAGCAATATTTGCAGTTTTGGTTGCTTCCAACTTGTCTATTTGTTTTTGAATTTCCTCGTCTTCAATTTTGGAGAAAAGCAATTCAGCTTCCCCAATTTGGTGACCTGCAGGCAATAAATCAGATGTATCCGTTATTGTTTTCCATTTCAAAGGCGATTCAATCTTTAAGATTCTAGATAATTTTGTGGAGGTAAACGGCAAGAAAGGCTCACAAAGCGAACTCAAAGCAGCTGCAATTTGCAAGGCAACGTACATTTGGGTTTGTACTCTCGCTTCATCGGTTTTGATCATTTTCCAAGGCTCTTCGTCTGCCAAGTATTTGTTTCCAAGTCTGGCTACATTCATCATTTCGCCAAGAGCTTCTCTAAATCTATATCTTTCCAATGAACTCGAAATCACGGCAGGATATGCTTTCAATTCGGTCAAAGTTGCTTCGTCAACTTCTGATAATTCATTCGGTTGAGGTACAATTCCGTTGTAATACTTATTGGTTAAAACAACCACACGATTGATGAAATTTCCATAAATCGCTACCAATTCATTGTTGTTTCTCGCCTGAAAATCTTTCCAGGTAAAATCATTGTCCTTAGTTTCCGGTGCGTTTGATGTTAATGCATAACGCAAAACATCCTGTTGGTTTGGAAATTCTTCCAAATATTCGTGCAACCAAACCGCCCAGTTTTTAGAAGTCGACAATTTGTTCCCTTCCAAATTCAAGAACTCATTCGCAGGCACATTGTCCGGCAAAATGTAGCTTCCTTCGGCTTTTAGCATCGCTGGGAAAATCACGCAGTGAAAAACAATATTGTCTTTCCCAATAAAGTGAACCAACTTTGTGTCTTGATCTTTCCAATACGGTTCCCACTCTTTTCCTTCGCGCAAAGCCCATTCTTTGGTAGAAGAAATATAACCAATTGGTGCATCAAACCAGACGTATAATTTTTTTCCTTCGGCACCTTCTACCGGAACATCAATTCCCCAATCCAAGTCACGGGTTACAGCACGAGGTTCAAGTCCACCGTCGATCCAAGATTTTACTTGTCCGTAAACATTCGGTTTCCAGTCGTTTTTATGTCCAACGAGTATCCATTCATTCAAAAAGTCTGAATAACGATCCAAAGGCAAGAACCAGTGTTTTGTTGATTTCAAAATAGGAGTTTCTCCCGTAATGGTCGATTTTGGGTTGATTAAGTCGGTTGCATTTAGTGTAGAACCACATTTTTCGCATTGATCACCATAAGCTTCTTCATTACCGCATTTTGGGCAAGTTCCCACCACAAAACGGTCCGCCAAAAACTGATC carries:
- the metG gene encoding methionine--tRNA ligase, giving the protein MIQNPKRYTITAALPYTNGPIHIGHLAGVYVPSDIYSRYLRLQGRDVLFVCGSDEHGVAISMKAKKEGITPQEVIDKYDGIIRKSFSDFGISFDNYSRTSAKIHHDTASEFFRTLYDKGDFIEEVTEQLYDAKADQFLADRFVVGTCPKCGNEEAYGDQCEKCGSTLNATDLINPKSTITGETPILKSTKHWFLPLDRYSDFLNEWILVGHKNDWKPNVYGQVKSWIDGGLEPRAVTRDLDWGIDVPVEGAEGKKLYVWFDAPIGYISSTKEWALREGKEWEPYWKDQDTKLVHFIGKDNIVFHCVIFPAMLKAEGSYILPDNVPANEFLNLEGNKLSTSKNWAVWLHEYLEEFPNQQDVLRYALTSNAPETKDNDFTWKDFQARNNNELVAIYGNFINRVVVLTNKYYNGIVPQPNELSEVDEATLTELKAYPAVISSSLERYRFREALGEMMNVARLGNKYLADEEPWKMIKTDEARVQTQMYVALQIAAALSSLCEPFLPFTSTKLSRILKIESPLKWKTITDTSDLLPAGHQIGEAELLFSKIEDEEIQKQIDKLEATKTANIAENKKAEPQKDLIQFEDFAKMDIRVGTILEAEKMPKANKLLILKVDTGIDVRTIVSGIAESFKPEDIIGKRVTVLVNLAPRNLRGVESQGMILMTTNAEGKLVFVNPDTDGVGNGETIN